CGGGCGCAGAAAGTCGTGATTTATGGCCCGGAAGGGATCGGAAAGTCCAGCTTTGCGAGTCAATTCCCGGATCCGGTTTTTATCGATACAGAAGGATCAACGGACAATATGGACGTGGCCCGTATGGATAAGCCCACAAGCTGGGCAATGCTCAAGAATGAGATCGCGTTTATTAAAGCGAATCCAGACGCTTGCAAAACGCTAGTCATTGATACAATCGACTGGGCCGAACAACTCGCGGTCGATTATGTATGCTCACAGCACCAAAAGAATGGGATTGAAGATTTCGGCTGGGGCAAGGGCTATACATATGTTCAAGAAGAGATCGGGCGCCTATTAAATAGCTTGAGTGAGCTTGTGGACAACGGGATCAATGTCATTTTGACAGCTCACGCACAAATCAAAAAATTCGAGCAACCGGACGAAATGGGATCATACGATCGCTATGAATTGAAGCTCGGACAAAAGACCAGCTCAAAGACGGCCCCACTGGTCAAAGAATGGGCTGATATGGTTCTTTTTGCGAATTATAAGACAATCGTCATGACCACCGACACGGGCAAAAAGAAAGCCCAAGGGGGCGAACGTGTCATGTACACGAACCACCGCCCCGCGTGGGACGCGAAAAACCGTCACGGCTTACCAGATCAGCTACCGTTTACGTTTGAAAGCGTGGCCCATATCTTCAACGCACCACAACCAGAGCCCCAACCGGCACCAGAGCCACAAAAACAAAACATTAACGAGCAATTGCAAGAGGCCGCCCAAGAGGTGGCTCAAGAAATGGGACGAGCTCCACAAGCTGGACTCTTACCTCAAACATTGATCGACTTAATGACACCGCACAACGTGACAGAAAGCGAATTGCAAGACGTGGCATATATCCGCGGACACTTCCCGATGGGAACGCCGATCGAGAACTTTCCGAACAATTATTGGGATATGATCGTGGCGAATTGGGACGCTACACTGGACGTCATTCAAAACCAAGTACGGAAAGATCCAGACTTACCATTTAACACTAACAATTTATAAGAATAAAGGAGAAATTTCATCATGACACAACAACAATTTAACAACAACTTTGATCGCGAATTCGGCTGGGACGACACAATTCAAAAGGATTCAGAATTCGTATTTCTACCAGATGGCCTATACTGGTTCACGGTTAAGGAATACGAGCGCGGACGTCACACACCGAACCCGCAAAATCCCGGTAAGCTCCCAGCTTGTCCGAAAGCGACAGTACACCTTACTATCGTAGCGAATGAAGGCGAAACAGAACTCCGTCACAATCTCTTCTTACATAGTTCAACCGAGGGAATGTTATCCGCGTTCTTTGGAGCTATTGGGCAAAAACGTAAAGGCGAACCGCTTCGTATGGATTGGAACGCGATCATCGGAAAAGTAGGAGTGTGTAAGGTTGGATCTCGCGAATACAACGGGAACAAGTACAACGAAGTAAAAGGCATGATCTATGCCGAAGACGTGGACTATACAAAAGTATTAAACGCACAACCGGGACAACAAGCCCCAGCGTACCAACAACCAGCGCCACAATACCAACAACCACAACAACCAGCGCAAACACAGGGAGGCTTCACAGGAGGGCCGTTCTAATTAGGAGGTTCTAAAGTATGGAGTTAAGACCCTATCAGCAAGAGGCACGGGAAGCCGTTCAGCGTGAGTGGCTAGAAGGTCGGAAACGTACTCTTCTAGTCCTCCCGACTGGAACGGGGAAAACGGTCGTCTTTTCAAAGATCATTGAAGATCAAGTTAGAGAAGGGAAGCGCGTGTTAGTGCTCGCTCACAGATCCGAATTGTTGGATCAAGCAAGCGACAAGCTCAAGACCGCAACAGGCCTCGGTACGGCACTAGAAAAGGCTGAAAGCACGTCAATAGGCTCTTGGTATCGGGTCGTTGTTGGATCTGTCCAGACCATGCAACGGGAAAAGCGTTTAAGTCAATTCCCGCCCGATTGGTTCGACGTGATCGTTGTCGATGAGGCGCACCACGCTATATCTGACGGGTATCAAAAAGTACTGGGCTATTTTAAAGACTCGGAAGTCCTCGGGGTTACAGCGACCCCAGACAGAGGTGATATGAAGAACCTCGGATCGTACTTTGACAGTTTGGCTTATGAGTATTCGCTCGTACAAGCGATCAAAGAAGGCTATCTATCCAAGATTAAGGCTTTGACGATTCCGCTCGATCTCGATCTTTCGAGTGTGGCAATGTCCGCGGGTGATTTTAAGGCAAGCGACGTCGGAACGGCACTCGATCCCTATCTCGTACAGATCGCGGACGAAATGGCCAAGTATTGCAAGGATCGGAAAACAGTCGTCTTTCTTCCACTTGTGAAGACAAGCCAAAAATTCCGCGATATCTTAAACGATCGAGGATTTAAAGCAGCCGAAGTAAACGGCGAATCGAAAGATCGGGCGGAAGTGCTCGAAGACTTTGAGCGTGGCCGGTATAACGTCCTATGCAATTCTATGTTACTCACGGAAGGGTGGGATTGTCCATCGGTTGATTGCGTGGTCGTATTAAGACCGACGAAAGTCCGCGCGCTTTATTCGCAGATGGTTGGACGTGGGACGCGTCTATTCCCCGGAAAAGAAGAGCTTCTTCTTCTCGATTTCTTATGGCACACGGAACGGCATGAGCTATGCCGGCCGGCTCACTTGATATGTGAGAGTCCGGAAGTCGCAAAGAAGATGGTCGAGAATATGGAAGAAGAGACGGGCGTCGTGATTGACCTTGAGCAAATGGAAGTCAAGAGCGCTGAAGACGTTGTCGCAGAACGTGAAGAAGCCCTTGCGAAACAACTCGCAGAAATGCGGAAACGCAAGCGGAAACTCGTCGATCCGTTGCAATTCGAAATGTCTATCCATGCGGAAGATCTTTCGAACTATGTTCCTAACTTCGGGTGGGAAATGGCCCCGCCGTCTGAAAAACAACTCAAAGCCCTCGAGAAGTACGGTATTTTCACCGACGAAGTGGGTAACGCTGGGAAAGCAAATCTTTTACTTGATCGCTTGAATAAGCGACGGAATGAAGGGCTTTCGACACCGAAGCAAATTCGTTTTCTTGAGAGTCGAGGCTTCCGGAACGTCGGAATGTGGAACTTTGAAAGCGCAAGAAATATGATTGACCGTATCGCTGCTAACGGGTGGAGAATCCCGTCCGGAATCAGAGCAAGCGAATATGTACCAGATTAAAAAATAAGGAGAAACACAATGAAAACTAACAAATTAACACTTTTGACAGTCGCGACTATTGCAACAGCTACACTAGGGATCAAGGGAGTAAATGCCGATGAGTCTGATCGAGGAATCACGCCAGAGACAACAACAATTGCAACAAACCAAAGCGGAGAAGCAAGCGGAACTGAATCAGCTATTCCAGCAACGGAAGCAGATCAACCAACAAATTCTAGCAATGACGCGGGAGCAGGAAGCGCTGAAGCTAAGAATAACGAACGAGAAGGACTTCCAACAACTTTTGAAAAGAGCGGGAATGTGATCGAAGTCAAGAACCCGGAAGTCGTTGTCGATCAGTCAAACGGTACAGGGAAGTATCAACCCTTCAGCGTGGAATATAAGAACGTACACTTCCCAGATGATCTCGAGATCAACGAAGGGGACAAAGTGACGTTCACGCTTCCAGAAGAAGTAGCTTTTCAAACAACTTTCACGTTTGACGTACACAACCCAGAAAATGCGGTCGTCGGTCAAGCTACCGCGGACAGCACAGCCGGGACTGTTACGACAGTTTTCAACGACTATTTCAAAAACCACCCCCTAAACAAGCAAATGAGCCTCAAAATGGACGCAAAATGGACTGATAAAGTACAAAGCGGGCAACCCGTAAGCGCAAACTTTAACGGCACAGTCGTAACGGCTCAAATCGGCAAAGAACAAGTGATTGGAAAAGATGAGCTCCTTTCTAAGTGGGGTTCACAAGATGAAAATGACCCAACTGTTATTAATTGGACCGTGCGCGTGAATTATGCGCGAAAAGTCCTAAACTACGTCAAAATCATCGATGAAATGAGCGAAAATCAAAAGCTAGTCGATGATTATTTTGAAATCAAGAATATTGAGAGCGTGGATCCGTGGATCGACAAGGGGTCCGCAATGGATCTTGTTAAGTCAATTAGTAAGTCAGATCACGGCTTCGAGATCAAGATGGATCGTCTTGATCGTATGATCTATTTAAACTATAAGACCAAACTAACAAGCGCGGTTAAAGATAGCGTAAACCCAACAAATAAAGTTGAACTTAAAGCCGAAGATTCGGGCGCCGTTTCTTATAGCTACGTTCAGCTTGTCGGAGGTAAGGGCGACGCGTCTGGAGAAAACAAGCCAGTTTGGGAAATCCCTAATGACGCTCCGAAATACGAAAAACCTTCAATCGATTTAAACGATATCCCACTTATGCCTCCGGCTCCGGTCCTTGAAAAACCGGAATGGAAAGGCGGTACAACACCGTTTGACGCACCACAGCTTGACAAGCCCGAGTGGGAAGGCGGGGTGACACCTCCGGACGCGCCGGTTTTAGATAAACCAGAACTAGTGATCGATATTCCAGATCCAAAACGCGATGAACCAAAACCACAACCAAAACAAGATAAGCCAAACACACCAGCGCCAAAAGGAACACCAAAAACCGAAGAAGTAAAAATTACTAATCGCGCGGAAAATCACGCGGAAATCACGCGAAACGAATCTGAAGAAGTCGAAGCGTACAGCGCACCAGCTACACTCCCTAATACGGGATCAGATTTCGGAATCACGATCAGCCTTATCGGACTTTTAGGATTGAGCCTCGGAGTCGTTGGAATGGCCAAAAAGGAGAACTAATTGAAAAAAATGATCGTATGGGCCCTTTTTGATAGTGGGAATGGGAGTTATACAAAAGGCGTCAAGGATCTAAACGATAAGGGTTTGTGTGATATTGAAATACACCCGATAGGGATAGATATTGAGCATAAAAATAGTCATTTTATTAATCTAAATCTTGCTGATTATAGTCGATTGTTTGGAGATAATACCTTATTCGATACACTTGATAGGCTACCAAGACCCGATTTAATTATCGCAAGTCCGCCTTGCGAGAGTTGGAGCAATGCGAGCGCAATTCCTAACGGTAACGCTTGCTGGAAAAAAGAGGATCTATCAGACAGTCTTTTTGAACCACAAAGGGAGCCGAGCCCGTTCACGATCCGAAGCAATAGCGATTATGAGCAAGCGTACAACAATTACAAGTACGATCGACAATTTATGAAGAGAGTCAATGGGGAGTTATGTGTATTTAACACGATCGAGATTATTAAACGATACGAGCCGGAGTTTTTTATCATCGAAAATCCAGCTAGTGGGAGAATATGGCGATATATTGAAGAAGTCATAGGCTTTGAATTACCGTTTAAGAATCCGACTCGTTATAACAATTACGGCTACCCGATTCAAAAACCGACGAAATTTGCCAGTAACCTAGATTTACAACTTAACAACGAAGCGAATAAACCAGAGGTTACTTGGCAAGATTTCTCGACGTCATATAATGAGCGTTCAAACATACCACAAGAACTCGTAAAAGAAATTTTTACAAAAGTGTACAAGAAATGGAAAGGAGGGGACTAGTGGAACGAGAATTTGACTTATTACCATTACTGGACTATATAGACCCCTCGATTTTATCTTACCAAGAATGGATAAACGTCGGCTTCGCCTTAAAGCATGAGGGGTACACAGCTTCCGACTGGGATAATTGGTCCTTACGCGATCCAGCCCGGTACCGTAAGTTTGAATGTTTTAAGAAATGGGACACCTTCAACGAAGAAGCGGGCTCGATTGTAACAGGCGGTACAATCGTACAACTCGCGAAAGATCACGGCTGGGTGAATCCATACTCAAGCGATAGCGAGGGAGCTCATGAGCTCGATTGGAACGATACGATCGATCGGGACTATCGCTTGATTGATAAGAGCTGGATCGAGGGGAAAGAGATTCATGAGCCTACAAACTGGAACCCAGTACAAGAGATTATTAAATACCTCGAGGCCTTGTTTGAATCGTCCGAGAATGTCGGATATGTTACCGAGTCATATCCAAAAGTAAACGATGAGACGGGCGAAATAGAGAAATGGCTTCCGACCAAGGGAGCGTATGACCGGACAGCGGGACAACTGATCGAGCAACTATCCAAGTGTAACGGCGATATCGGAGCGGTCCTCGGGGACTATCACAAGGAAGCGGGTGCGTGGATTCGATTCAATCCGTTAGACGGCAAAGGAGCCAAGAACGAAAACGTAACCGATTATCGTTATGCGCTCGTTGAATCGGACAGCATGAGCGTAGAAAAGCAAAATGCTATCTATAAAGAGCTTGAATTGCCAATCGTGGCCCTTGTCTATAGTGGAAACAAGTCCTTACACGCGATCGTGAAGGTGGACGCGGGCAACTATGAAGAATACAGAAAGCGCGTTGACTACTTATATAAGATATGCCAAAAGAACGGGATATCAGTCGACACACAAAACCGCAACCCGTCGCGCTTGTCACGTATGCCGGGATTCGAACGAAACGGCCAGAAACAATTCCTTGTTGATACAAATATCGGTAAACATAATTGGGAAGAATGGTATCAGTATATCGAGGACTTAAACGACGATCTTCCAGATCCGGAAGGGCTGGGCGATAGCTGGGACAATCTTCCAGAGCTTGCGCCCGAGCTAATCGAAGGCGTCCTTCGACAAGGACATAAAATGCTGATCGCTGGGCCGTCAAAAGCCGGGAAGTCATTCAGCTTGATCGAAATGTCAATCGCAATTGCAGAGGGCAAGAAATGGCTCGAGTGGAAGTGTACGCAAGGTAAGGTCCTATACG
Above is a window of Streptococcus sp. LPB0220 DNA encoding:
- a CDS encoding SIALI-17 repeat-containing surface protein, producing the protein MKTNKLTLLTVATIATATLGIKGVNADESDRGITPETTTIATNQSGEASGTESAIPATEADQPTNSSNDAGAGSAEAKNNEREGLPTTFEKSGNVIEVKNPEVVVDQSNGTGKYQPFSVEYKNVHFPDDLEINEGDKVTFTLPEEVAFQTTFTFDVHNPENAVVGQATADSTAGTVTTVFNDYFKNHPLNKQMSLKMDAKWTDKVQSGQPVSANFNGTVVTAQIGKEQVIGKDELLSKWGSQDENDPTVINWTVRVNYARKVLNYVKIIDEMSENQKLVDDYFEIKNIESVDPWIDKGSAMDLVKSISKSDHGFEIKMDRLDRMIYLNYKTKLTSAVKDSVNPTNKVELKAEDSGAVSYSYVQLVGGKGDASGENKPVWEIPNDAPKYEKPSIDLNDIPLMPPAPVLEKPEWKGGTTPFDAPQLDKPEWEGGVTPPDAPVLDKPELVIDIPDPKRDEPKPQPKQDKPNTPAPKGTPKTEEVKITNRAENHAEITRNESEEVEAYSAPATLPNTGSDFGITISLIGLLGLSLGVVGMAKKEN
- a CDS encoding ATP-binding protein, whose product is MQITRGRKARAQKVVIYGPEGIGKSSFASQFPDPVFIDTEGSTDNMDVARMDKPTSWAMLKNEIAFIKANPDACKTLVIDTIDWAEQLAVDYVCSQHQKNGIEDFGWGKGYTYVQEEIGRLLNSLSELVDNGINVILTAHAQIKKFEQPDEMGSYDRYELKLGQKTSSKTAPLVKEWADMVLFANYKTIVMTTDTGKKKAQGGERVMYTNHRPAWDAKNRHGLPDQLPFTFESVAHIFNAPQPEPQPAPEPQKQNINEQLQEAAQEVAQEMGRAPQAGLLPQTLIDLMTPHNVTESELQDVAYIRGHFPMGTPIENFPNNYWDMIVANWDATLDVIQNQVRKDPDLPFNTNNL
- a CDS encoding AAA family ATPase; amino-acid sequence: MERRGLVEREFDLLPLLDYIDPSILSYQEWINVGFALKHEGYTASDWDNWSLRDPARYRKFECFKKWDTFNEEAGSIVTGGTIVQLAKDHGWVNPYSSDSEGAHELDWNDTIDRDYRLIDKSWIEGKEIHEPTNWNPVQEIIKYLEALFESSENVGYVTESYPKVNDETGEIEKWLPTKGAYDRTAGQLIEQLSKCNGDIGAVLGDYHKEAGAWIRFNPLDGKGAKNENVTDYRYALVESDSMSVEKQNAIYKELELPIVALVYSGNKSLHAIVKVDAGNYEEYRKRVDYLYKICQKNGISVDTQNRNPSRLSRMPGFERNGQKQFLVDTNIGKHNWEEWYQYIEDLNDDLPDPEGLGDSWDNLPELAPELIEGVLRQGHKMLIAGPSKAGKSFSLIEMSIAIAEGKKWLEWKCTQGKVLYVNLELDRASCLHRFRDVYEAMGLQPNNLQNIDIWNLRGKTVPMDKLAPKLIRRSLKKNYIAVIIDPIYKVLTGDENSADQMAHFTNQFDKVATELGCSVIYCHHHSKGAQGGKKSMDRASGSGVFARDPDALIDLVELDVTEELLTQRINHTATRIYKEALQTCNLGYYQEEVSLDDLQSPAIMRTHFEKAIPNVLDRKPWTDKIEEARRAIEISTAWRVEGTLREFAKFKPINMWFSYPVHFLDDSGVLADIKLEDDKPGWMKAKETRKKNAKEDKKQKLIEFDEAVENANFGEPPSKEDVAEYLGISVKTVTRRLNSSKKYWFDKNSNSIKEKGQDHKNVVVSRTAIYILYI
- a CDS encoding DNA methyltransferase; translation: MIVWALFDSGNGSYTKGVKDLNDKGLCDIEIHPIGIDIEHKNSHFINLNLADYSRLFGDNTLFDTLDRLPRPDLIIASPPCESWSNASAIPNGNACWKKEDLSDSLFEPQREPSPFTIRSNSDYEQAYNNYKYDRQFMKRVNGELCVFNTIEIIKRYEPEFFIIENPASGRIWRYIEEVIGFELPFKNPTRYNNYGYPIQKPTKFASNLDLQLNNEANKPEVTWQDFSTSYNERSNIPQELVKEIFTKVYKKWKGGD
- a CDS encoding DEAD/DEAH box helicase, which encodes MELRPYQQEAREAVQREWLEGRKRTLLVLPTGTGKTVVFSKIIEDQVREGKRVLVLAHRSELLDQASDKLKTATGLGTALEKAESTSIGSWYRVVVGSVQTMQREKRLSQFPPDWFDVIVVDEAHHAISDGYQKVLGYFKDSEVLGVTATPDRGDMKNLGSYFDSLAYEYSLVQAIKEGYLSKIKALTIPLDLDLSSVAMSAGDFKASDVGTALDPYLVQIADEMAKYCKDRKTVVFLPLVKTSQKFRDILNDRGFKAAEVNGESKDRAEVLEDFERGRYNVLCNSMLLTEGWDCPSVDCVVVLRPTKVRALYSQMVGRGTRLFPGKEELLLLDFLWHTERHELCRPAHLICESPEVAKKMVENMEEETGVVIDLEQMEVKSAEDVVAEREEALAKQLAEMRKRKRKLVDPLQFEMSIHAEDLSNYVPNFGWEMAPPSEKQLKALEKYGIFTDEVGNAGKANLLLDRLNKRRNEGLSTPKQIRFLESRGFRNVGMWNFESARNMIDRIAANGWRIPSGIRASEYVPD